The Alkalihalobacillus sp. TS-13 genomic interval GAGGAGGCTTGCGGAAGTAGGTAAATGCAAGGAAGTGATGTCTAGCTCAGCGACCAGTCACTTGGGTCACTTCAAACTTCCTGCGGCTGTCGACACATTGATTGACATCCTTATGAGTAGGCCCACGCAGAACCAGTCTTTGTTTGGTTCGAGCCTCCTCGTCCGTTTTCCAGTGACTGCGTGTCTTAACGGATCGCTTTGGCTTTTCGTTTGCCCGCGGAAAGGGAGTAAATTTCGGAAAAATCAACAAAAAGGATTACAAAGCCTAAGTGAAAGTAAAGAAAGGCTGACCAGTGGAATCATTTTGATGCCCCTGTCAGCCTTTTTTGTCTTCAAAATACAATCGGATTACACATTTTGTTCAGTTAATTCGTAACGACCTTCATTGATAATCTTATTCACAATTTCTTGTATAGATCTTTCATCGACACCATTGAATAGGGCTGCAAACTGCTGTTCATCATTTATGTAGACACGGTGGCGTTTTGCATAAGCTGGATTTGTTTTAAGCGCCAACAATGCAATAATCTCCCGTAAATGGATGATCCGGCCATCCATCTCAAAGAGTTCTTCTGTTTCAAAACTCGATAATTCCGAAATTTTCTCATCGAAGTATCTAACATACAAAACAGCTAATGTCTTTTCAGATTTTCCATCCCGGAAGGTCACTTCAGAACGGTTGAAAAACTCCTCTGGGGAATTCGATTTCGACTTTTCAAGTTCTTCTCCATTTATGGAAGTAATGATCACGGTTATTCCTCCTTATCATTAGGTTCCATCACAGATTCAAAGTTTTCAAAGAACAAATCTGCTTCGTCTTCAATGGAACCATCCTCAAATTGTTCTGGTAATTTCGGCAAGTCATCTTTCGATTTCAATCCAAAGTATTCAAGAAACTCTTTTGTCGTTCCATATAGAATCGCACGGCCTGTTCCTTCTGCCCTTCCGACTTCCTTAACTAGATGTTTAGCTGAAAGTGTCTGAAGTGGCTTTTCAGTTTTCACACCACGAATGTCCTCAATTTCAGTACGTGTGATTGGTTGTTTGTATGCGACGATAGCAAGGGTTTCAAGGGCCGCCTGGGATAACGAACTTGTGGTAGGCGATTCAACAAACCTTTCATAATAAGAAATATGCTTCGCTTTTGTCGTAAATTGATAGGCACCTGCAATCTCGACGATTTCAATACCACGGTCGTCAGTCTGGTAATCTTCAATCATTTCCTTAATGAGTCCTTCTGCTTCGGAAAGCTCGATTTGAAGAATATCAGCAGCCTGTTTCCCATCTAACCCCTCATCACCGACGACAAAAAGAAGACCCTCTAAAACAGCTTTTTGTTCATTTCTTGTCGTCAACTAATATCCTCCTTCATCAAGTGAATTGAAATTTCATTAAAGTTCTCATCTTGTTCACAACGGATTTGCCGTGTTTTCATCAATTCAAGAACCGCCAGGAAAGTTACTACCATATGGTCTTTACTCGGATAAGGAAAGAGATTTTGGAACGTCTGCCTCCCTTTTCGAAAACGGAGTTCAGTAACGATCTCTGACATACGTTTGTCGATCGGGATTTCCTGACGATCAATTTTTGTTTTCGGAGCTTTCTTCATCTTCTTTTTATCAAATAGAGATTGGAACGCACCGACTAGATCATAAATCGTCATATTTGAAACAGGATTGACCGGTTCTTGTTTTGCCTCAAAATGATCAAGATTGCTCGGCGGCTTTGAAAGCGTCAGGCTCCTCTTACTCTCGTGTTCTCGTAGATAGGATGAGGCTTCTTTAAATTTACGATATTCAATGAGTCGGCGCACCAACTCATCCCTCGGATCCTCGTCCATTTCCATTTCAAGCTGTTGATCGAACTCATCTTCTTCATATTTTGGCAGTAAAGTTTTACTCTTGATTGCAATAAGCGTTGCAGCCATAACAAGATATTCACTAGCTATATCCAGTTGGAGCTCTTGCATCGTATGTATATACTCTAAGTATTGTTCCGTAATTTTAGCGACTGGAATATCATAAATATCGATCTCGTAACGGTTGATCAAATGAAGCAATAAATCAAGCGGTCCTTCAAATCCA includes:
- the scpB gene encoding SMC-Scp complex subunit ScpB, giving the protein MTTRNEQKAVLEGLLFVVGDEGLDGKQAADILQIELSEAEGLIKEMIEDYQTDDRGIEIVEIAGAYQFTTKAKHISYYERFVESPTTSSLSQAALETLAIVAYKQPITRTEIEDIRGVKTEKPLQTLSAKHLVKEVGRAEGTGRAILYGTTKEFLEYFGLKSKDDLPKLPEQFEDGSIEDEADLFFENFESVMEPNDKEE
- a CDS encoding segregation/condensation protein A, producing MNQYNVRLDGFEGPLDLLLHLINRYEIDIYDIPVAKITEQYLEYIHTMQELQLDIASEYLVMAATLIAIKSKTLLPKYEEDEFDQQLEMEMDEDPRDELVRRLIEYRKFKEASSYLREHESKRSLTLSKPPSNLDHFEAKQEPVNPVSNMTIYDLVGAFQSLFDKKKMKKAPKTKIDRQEIPIDKRMSEIVTELRFRKGRQTFQNLFPYPSKDHMVVTFLAVLELMKTRQIRCEQDENFNEISIHLMKEDIS